In Microbacterium sp. 1.5R, the following are encoded in one genomic region:
- a CDS encoding cell division protein PerM → MQRLLVALLAAFDAAIAAAVGLVVLLAPLTLLWTLSFGVTADWGALWPLTGTLWQFGHGVPLSIDVSTEVLRTTGIAPAAAAFTLSVTPLAFLIFTLLFAARSGTRAARAGAWLLGSLSGSLTFAAIATGVALTAHLGAVETPVVEAILLPTAVYLVGAVCGAVRIAWEDGDGGFLDRIHDVVDSWGDWGPVPSAAVRGAAFAVVGTTAVSAVAVAVLTAARGGEMVALFQAARVDALGAGVITLGHLAYLPTILVWAASWLAGPGFAVGVGTAVSPAGTQLGVVPGIPVLGLLPESTSIWMLIVIILPIGAGAFAGWAVRSRLVWEGTPLGLAPRATIALGIGVLTAAVAAIAALFAGGSMGPGRLSEAGPAPLPFALALGGEVLLGAAILLLSPRNRDELAEERTDRWVAEMTASDAVSNARTDPSDGTVGWPDGPSTYDTAPLDDAGGFRLPRRDPRDPVG, encoded by the coding sequence ATGCAACGCCTCCTCGTCGCGCTCCTCGCCGCCTTCGATGCCGCAATCGCTGCGGCGGTCGGTCTCGTGGTCCTGCTGGCGCCGCTCACCCTGCTCTGGACGCTCTCGTTCGGCGTCACGGCCGACTGGGGAGCGCTCTGGCCGCTCACCGGCACCCTGTGGCAGTTCGGCCACGGCGTGCCGCTGAGCATCGACGTATCGACCGAGGTGCTCCGCACGACGGGCATCGCACCGGCGGCCGCCGCCTTCACGCTCTCGGTGACACCGCTCGCGTTCCTGATCTTCACGCTGCTCTTCGCAGCCCGCTCCGGCACCCGCGCCGCGCGCGCGGGGGCCTGGCTCCTCGGCTCGCTCTCCGGCTCCCTCACGTTCGCGGCGATCGCGACCGGAGTCGCACTGACCGCCCATCTCGGAGCCGTCGAGACGCCCGTCGTCGAGGCGATCCTGCTTCCGACAGCCGTCTATCTCGTGGGCGCCGTGTGCGGTGCCGTCCGCATCGCCTGGGAGGACGGTGACGGCGGCTTCCTCGACCGGATCCACGACGTCGTCGACTCGTGGGGCGATTGGGGGCCGGTTCCGAGTGCGGCCGTGCGCGGAGCGGCCTTCGCCGTCGTGGGGACCACCGCGGTCTCCGCAGTGGCTGTCGCCGTGCTCACGGCGGCACGAGGCGGCGAGATGGTGGCCCTCTTCCAGGCGGCGCGGGTCGATGCGCTCGGCGCCGGAGTCATCACTCTCGGGCATCTCGCCTATCTGCCCACCATCCTCGTCTGGGCGGCGTCTTGGCTCGCCGGACCCGGATTCGCCGTGGGTGTCGGCACAGCGGTGTCCCCGGCGGGCACCCAGCTCGGCGTGGTCCCCGGAATCCCCGTGCTCGGGCTGCTTCCCGAGAGCACGTCGATCTGGATGCTCATCGTCATCATCCTCCCGATCGGCGCCGGTGCCTTCGCCGGCTGGGCGGTCCGGTCCCGCCTCGTCTGGGAGGGCACGCCGCTCGGCCTCGCCCCCCGTGCGACGATCGCCCTCGGGATCGGCGTGCTGACCGCCGCTGTCGCCGCGATCGCCGCCCTGTTCGCCGGAGGGTCGATGGGTCCGGGGCGGCTCTCCGAAGCCGGGCCTGCCCCGCTGCCGTTCGCTCTCGCGCTGGGGGGAGAGGTCCTGCTCGGCGCAGCGATCCTGCTCCTGTCGCCCCGCAATCGCGATGAGCTCGCAGAAGAGCGCACCGACCGCTGGGTCGCCGAGATGACGGCATCCGATGCGGTGTCGAACGCACGCACGGATCCCAGCGACGGAACGGTCGGCTGGCCGGACGGACCGTCGACCTATGACACGGCGCCGCTGGATGACGCGGGCGGATTCCGGCTCCCGCGGCGCGATCCGCGCGATCCCGTCGGCTGA
- the purN gene encoding phosphoribosylglycinamide formyltransferase, which translates to MLTVAVLISGTGSNLRALLEAARHPDFPARVVVVGADREADGLAHAEEFGIPSFTVPWHEHESREAWGEELGRQLAVWNADLVVLSGLMRLLPAALVADLSPRLINTHPAYLPEFPGAHGVRDALAAGVSETGASVIVVDDGVDTGPILAQERVPVVAGDTEHSLHERIKPVERRLLIDVVRRIATGELSLTSAS; encoded by the coding sequence GTGCTCACGGTCGCCGTTCTCATCTCGGGCACCGGCTCGAACCTTCGCGCCCTCCTCGAGGCTGCTCGCCACCCCGATTTCCCTGCGCGGGTGGTGGTCGTCGGCGCCGACCGCGAAGCCGACGGCCTGGCTCACGCCGAGGAATTCGGCATCCCGAGCTTCACGGTTCCGTGGCACGAGCACGAATCGCGCGAAGCCTGGGGCGAAGAGCTCGGCCGCCAGCTCGCCGTCTGGAACGCGGACCTCGTCGTGCTCAGCGGCCTGATGCGTCTGCTTCCTGCCGCCCTCGTCGCCGACCTCTCGCCACGACTGATCAACACGCATCCCGCATACCTGCCCGAGTTCCCCGGCGCACACGGGGTGCGCGACGCGCTCGCCGCGGGCGTCTCGGAGACCGGCGCGAGCGTGATCGTCGTCGACGACGGCGTCGACACCGGCCCGATCCTCGCACAGGAGCGCGTGCCGGTCGTCGCCGGTGACACCGAGCACAGCCTCCACGAGCGCATCAAGCCCGTCGAGCGCCGACTTCTCATCGACGTGGTGCGCCGCATCGCGACCGGTGAGCTCTCGCTGACCTCAGCATCCTGA
- the purH gene encoding bifunctional phosphoribosylaminoimidazolecarboxamide formyltransferase/IMP cyclohydrolase, whose product MAGPRHDHSLYRDRDTVPVRRALVSVSDKSGLLDLAAALAGAGVQIVSTGSTASTIREAGFEVTDVAAVTGVAEMLDGRVKTLHPKIHGGLLADLRLEDHERQLADLDIAPFELVVVNLYPFVETVASGAEGDDVVEQIDIGGPAMVRAAAKNHANVAIVVSPQSYPGIISAIENGGTTLTQRRELAARAFAHTAAYDTAVASWFAEGTLGEGEDLPTHLTIQAELLATLRYGENSHQRGAIYTRVGGHGIAQATQLQGKEMSYNNYVDADAALRAAYDMVKPAVAIIKHANPCGIATTAPNALDPIASAHIRAHECDPVSAYGGVIAANGTVTLKMAENLKDIFTEVIVAPSFEPAALEVFKAKKNLRLLQLPEDWQQERMDVRLVSGGLLLQDADRFPDDIVSVAKNWELVSGERPSDEEMENLIFAWKACRAVKSNAIVLAKDNATVGVGMGQVNRVDSCRLAVERAGDRAAGSVAASDAFFPFADGAQVLIDAGVTAIVQPGGSVRDEEVVDAARKAGVTMFFTGERHFFH is encoded by the coding sequence ATGGCCGGCCCCCGCCACGACCACTCGCTGTACCGCGATCGCGACACCGTCCCGGTTCGCCGCGCACTCGTCTCGGTGAGCGACAAGTCCGGTCTGCTCGATCTCGCCGCCGCTCTCGCCGGCGCAGGCGTGCAGATCGTCTCGACCGGCTCGACGGCCTCCACGATCCGCGAGGCGGGCTTCGAGGTCACCGACGTCGCCGCCGTCACGGGAGTCGCCGAGATGCTCGACGGTCGCGTGAAGACGCTGCACCCGAAGATCCACGGCGGTCTGCTCGCGGACCTGCGCCTCGAGGATCACGAACGTCAGCTCGCGGATCTCGACATCGCGCCGTTCGAGCTCGTCGTCGTGAACCTGTATCCCTTCGTCGAGACGGTCGCCTCCGGTGCTGAGGGCGACGACGTGGTCGAGCAGATCGACATCGGCGGCCCCGCCATGGTGCGCGCCGCGGCCAAGAACCACGCGAACGTCGCGATCGTCGTCTCGCCGCAGTCGTACCCGGGCATCATCAGCGCCATCGAGAACGGCGGCACCACGCTGACCCAGCGCCGCGAGCTCGCGGCCCGCGCCTTCGCCCACACCGCCGCCTACGACACCGCGGTGGCCTCATGGTTCGCGGAGGGCACGCTCGGCGAGGGCGAGGACCTGCCGACGCACCTCACGATCCAGGCCGAGCTGCTGGCGACGCTGCGCTACGGCGAGAACTCGCACCAGCGCGGCGCGATCTACACCCGTGTCGGCGGCCACGGCATCGCCCAGGCGACGCAGCTGCAGGGCAAGGAGATGTCGTACAACAACTACGTCGACGCGGATGCCGCGCTGCGCGCCGCCTACGACATGGTGAAGCCGGCCGTCGCGATCATCAAGCACGCGAACCCGTGCGGCATCGCCACGACCGCACCGAACGCCCTCGACCCGATCGCGAGCGCGCACATCCGCGCCCACGAGTGCGATCCGGTGTCGGCCTACGGGGGAGTGATCGCCGCGAACGGCACCGTCACCCTCAAGATGGCCGAGAATCTGAAGGACATCTTCACCGAGGTCATCGTCGCGCCGTCGTTCGAACCCGCAGCCCTCGAGGTGTTCAAGGCGAAGAAGAACCTGCGTCTGCTGCAGCTGCCGGAGGACTGGCAGCAGGAGCGCATGGATGTGCGCCTCGTCTCGGGAGGACTTCTGCTGCAGGATGCCGATCGCTTCCCCGACGACATCGTCTCGGTCGCCAAGAACTGGGAGCTCGTCTCGGGCGAGCGCCCCAGCGACGAGGAGATGGAGAACCTCATCTTCGCGTGGAAGGCGTGCCGCGCCGTCAAGTCGAACGCGATCGTGCTCGCGAAGGACAACGCCACGGTCGGTGTCGGCATGGGTCAGGTCAACCGTGTCGACTCGTGCCGCCTCGCGGTCGAGCGAGCCGGTGATCGTGCAGCCGGTTCTGTCGCTGCCTCCGATGCCTTCTTCCCGTTCGCCGACGGTGCGCAGGTGCTCATCGATGCGGGCGTCACCGCGATCGTGCAGCCCGGTGGCTCGGTGCGCGATGAAGAGGTCGTCGACGCCGCACGCAAGGCCGGCGTCACGATGTTCTTCACCGGAGAGCGTCACTTCTTCCACTGA
- a CDS encoding C45 family autoproteolytic acyltransferase/hydolase: protein MIVHEWSAEAGEPQEEGRRFGAHWSPQLAAARDSYLRLFAQSGVPAERARAVADECRAMTETHAAEIADEFVGIAEGSGLSLTDVHLLTARTEILARMTPSMECSTVVYAPDDASAPRTLQTWDWHETLSNETVVRRLRSASGTGVVTFCEFGQPAKIGVNDRGLGLHFNILHHRSDGSQAGVPVHVLARMILDRASTVADAVEIARSVPLAASSVLTVAAFDGQAAEAAAVEVSPAGVAVLPVPRGRTLAHTNHFLDETLAAGEYSPYETTSVPRYRCLTEAADLARIVDDRERALAFGAIPDAPISVRARADQPEHLRWETKLTVALDVATGALSFAAAAPADVVDAEWRRVGILSDVRPASIR, encoded by the coding sequence GTGATCGTCCACGAGTGGTCTGCGGAGGCAGGCGAGCCGCAGGAGGAAGGACGCCGGTTCGGTGCCCACTGGTCGCCTCAGCTGGCCGCCGCCCGCGACTCGTACCTGAGACTCTTCGCGCAATCGGGTGTTCCCGCCGAGCGCGCCCGAGCGGTCGCCGACGAGTGCCGGGCGATGACCGAGACCCACGCCGCCGAGATCGCCGACGAGTTCGTCGGGATCGCCGAGGGCAGCGGCCTGTCGCTGACCGACGTGCATCTGCTGACCGCTCGCACCGAGATCCTGGCGCGCATGACGCCGTCGATGGAGTGCTCGACGGTCGTGTACGCGCCCGATGACGCGAGCGCACCCCGCACTCTGCAGACCTGGGACTGGCACGAGACGCTGTCGAACGAGACCGTGGTGCGGCGCCTGCGATCGGCATCGGGAACCGGTGTCGTGACCTTCTGCGAGTTCGGGCAGCCGGCGAAGATCGGCGTGAACGATCGAGGCCTCGGACTCCACTTCAACATCCTCCATCACCGATCCGACGGATCGCAGGCCGGGGTGCCCGTGCACGTTCTCGCCCGCATGATCCTCGACCGTGCGTCGACGGTCGCCGACGCGGTCGAGATCGCCCGGAGCGTCCCGCTCGCAGCGTCCAGCGTCCTGACCGTCGCGGCCTTCGACGGCCAGGCGGCCGAGGCCGCAGCCGTCGAGGTCTCCCCCGCGGGGGTCGCGGTGCTGCCTGTTCCCCGCGGACGCACCTTGGCCCACACGAATCACTTCCTCGACGAGACCCTCGCCGCCGGCGAGTACTCGCCGTACGAGACCACGAGCGTGCCTCGATACCGGTGTCTGACGGAGGCAGCGGACCTTGCTCGGATCGTGGATGATCGCGAGCGGGCCCTCGCGTTCGGAGCCATCCCCGACGCACCGATCTCGGTGCGCGCGCGGGCCGATCAGCCGGAACACCTCCGCTGGGAGACGAAGCTCACGGTCGCTCTCGACGTCGCGACGGGTGCTCTGTCCTTCGCCGCCGCGGCGCCGGCCGACGTCGTCGACGCCGAGTGGCGTCGTGTGGGCATCCTGAGCGACGTGCGTCCCGCGTCCATCCGATGA
- a CDS encoding FMN-binding negative transcriptional regulator, whose protein sequence is MGRDPLRGGLTVYEFEKYLAPSQHEVNELVRRHPFALIVTNGGGAAGAPTVTHTPVIIERMAPDGGFVGGELLGHIARKNPQWQQITDGDSVLLVFSGPHDYVSPTTYADDPNVPTWDYAAVHLTARVTVLEDANDGMHVVTRTVEELENLEQTAWDMQSSLPTFERIVGGIVSFRFEIIEQRAVFKVSQDKPLEVRERVAAASRARGCPYGDVAELVERIGGDR, encoded by the coding sequence GTGGGACGCGATCCTCTGCGCGGCGGGCTGACCGTGTACGAGTTCGAGAAGTACCTCGCCCCCTCACAGCACGAGGTCAACGAGCTGGTCCGCCGACACCCGTTCGCGCTCATCGTGACGAACGGCGGCGGCGCGGCCGGCGCACCCACGGTCACGCACACCCCGGTGATCATCGAGCGGATGGCACCGGACGGCGGCTTCGTCGGCGGAGAGCTGCTCGGCCATATCGCGCGGAAGAACCCGCAGTGGCAACAGATCACTGACGGCGACTCGGTGCTGCTGGTGTTCTCCGGCCCCCACGACTACGTGTCGCCGACGACCTATGCCGATGACCCCAACGTGCCGACGTGGGACTACGCGGCCGTGCACCTGACGGCCAGGGTGACCGTGCTCGAGGATGCGAACGACGGCATGCATGTCGTCACACGAACCGTCGAGGAGCTCGAGAACCTCGAGCAGACGGCGTGGGACATGCAGAGCTCGCTGCCCACGTTCGAGCGCATCGTCGGGGGGATCGTGTCGTTCCGGTTCGAGATCATCGAGCAGCGCGCGGTCTTCAAGGTCAGTCAGGACAAGCCCCTCGAGGTGCGCGAGCGCGTCGCCGCCGCATCCCGTGCCCGCGGCTGCCCCTATGGTGACGTCGCCGAACTCGTCGAGCGCATCGGAGGAGACCGGTGA
- a CDS encoding P1 family peptidase has translation MTDTHRLAPVLAAGPRRSNGDYALSPVHGTDRGRVEYDFPGVLLGTAEYTEGPTGATVLSIPAGARTFTDRRGGAVGASGLYGYNHAICLAGGSVYGLSAVAGVSEALFERAEHRSGFDQLQLVSGAIIYDYSVRENSVFPDTALGKAALQAARQGVVEVGRVGGGASASSGKVDPARVEFTGQGVAFRQVGDVKVLVVTVLNPYGVILDRSGRIIRGNYDASTGERRHPALDYEEAIGESRLVDSMSGNTTITAVVTNVQLTDTELKQFGLQVHSSMHRGIQPFHTPLDGDTLFALTTDEVALPENPSSSRGRLSLNSTAVATLAGETAWDAILCAAG, from the coding sequence GTGACCGACACCCACCGTCTCGCCCCCGTCCTTGCCGCAGGACCACGTCGATCCAACGGCGACTACGCCCTCTCCCCTGTGCACGGCACCGATCGTGGGCGGGTCGAGTACGACTTCCCCGGCGTGCTCCTCGGAACGGCCGAATACACCGAAGGTCCGACCGGAGCGACGGTGCTGTCGATCCCAGCCGGCGCTCGGACATTCACCGACCGGCGCGGCGGCGCCGTGGGCGCCAGCGGACTGTACGGATACAACCACGCCATCTGCCTCGCCGGAGGTTCGGTGTACGGCCTCTCCGCCGTGGCGGGCGTGTCTGAGGCGCTGTTCGAGCGCGCCGAGCACCGCTCCGGTTTCGACCAGCTGCAGCTCGTGTCGGGCGCCATCATCTACGACTACTCGGTGCGCGAGAACTCCGTCTTCCCCGACACCGCGCTCGGCAAGGCCGCCCTGCAGGCCGCACGTCAGGGCGTCGTCGAAGTGGGCCGCGTCGGCGGCGGCGCCTCGGCCTCATCCGGAAAGGTCGACCCCGCCCGAGTGGAGTTCACGGGCCAGGGAGTCGCATTCCGCCAGGTGGGTGATGTGAAGGTCCTCGTCGTGACGGTGCTCAACCCCTACGGAGTGATCCTCGATCGCTCGGGCAGGATCATCCGCGGCAACTACGACGCGAGCACCGGCGAGCGCCGCCACCCGGCGCTGGACTACGAAGAGGCGATCGGGGAGTCCCGACTGGTCGACTCGATGTCGGGCAACACGACGATCACCGCGGTCGTGACGAACGTGCAGCTCACCGACACCGAGCTCAAGCAGTTCGGCCTGCAGGTGCACAGCTCGATGCACCGCGGCATCCAGCCCTTCCACACCCCGCTCGACGGCGACACGCTCTTCGCGCTGACGACCGACGAGGTCGCGCTGCCCGAGAATCCCAGCTCGTCCCGGGGCCGGCTCTCGCTGAACTCCACCGCCGTCGCCACCCTCGCGGGCGAGACGGCGTGGGACGCGATCCTCTGCGCGGCGGGCTGA
- a CDS encoding ATP-binding cassette domain-containing protein has protein sequence MSASSATPTVELDDVSVVFPSGFGAGRREVRAMSGVSFSVAPGETLGLVGESGSGKTTTGTVVLGLQHPDSGAVRFQGAPLARSLRSRAGRMQAVLQHPRWALDPRSTVLSSVLEPVLVHERRTSATEERALAMLESVGLPASFATRRPHQLSGGQLQRVSVARALVTHPAFIVFDEAVSALDVSVQAQILNLIQDLQAEHGFAALFISHDLAAVRYISHHVAVMRAGEIVEHAPTEVFYDLPSHPYSRQLFQELSS, from the coding sequence ATGAGCGCGTCCTCCGCGACTCCGACCGTCGAACTCGACGACGTCAGCGTCGTCTTCCCATCGGGCTTCGGCGCGGGTCGACGAGAGGTCAGAGCCATGTCGGGAGTCTCGTTCTCGGTGGCGCCGGGTGAGACGCTCGGCCTCGTCGGCGAGTCCGGCTCGGGCAAGACGACGACAGGGACAGTCGTGCTCGGATTGCAGCACCCCGACTCCGGGGCCGTGCGGTTCCAGGGAGCGCCGCTCGCCAGGAGCCTGCGATCCCGCGCCGGGCGGATGCAGGCGGTCCTGCAGCATCCGCGATGGGCGCTCGACCCGCGCTCGACCGTGCTGTCATCGGTGCTGGAGCCCGTGCTCGTGCACGAACGTCGCACGTCGGCGACCGAGGAGCGGGCCCTGGCGATGCTCGAGAGCGTCGGACTGCCGGCCTCGTTCGCCACTCGCCGTCCCCACCAGCTCTCGGGAGGACAGCTGCAGAGAGTGAGCGTCGCACGTGCGCTCGTGACCCACCCCGCCTTCATCGTCTTCGACGAGGCCGTCAGCGCGCTCGACGTCTCGGTGCAGGCGCAGATCCTCAACCTCATCCAGGACCTGCAGGCGGAACACGGCTTCGCCGCCCTGTTCATCTCGCACGACCTGGCGGCCGTCCGCTACATCTCCCATCATGTGGCGGTGATGCGCGCCGGCGAGATCGTCGAGCACGCCCCGACCGAGGTCTTCTACGACCTGCCCAGCCATCCCTATTCGCGTCAACTGTTCCAGGAGCTCTCATCGTGA
- a CDS encoding ABC transporter ATP-binding protein translates to MTAVRISDLALEFTGTTTVRALDGVDLDVADGSSVAIVGESGSGKSTLASVIGRLHPRSAQIVSGLIEVDGIDVLGLDDDALRGYRRDTLAYIAQDPIGSLDPTMRIGAQLKLVLRAVGDDGSPRRQVELLEGMQIADPARVIRLFPHQISGGMAQRVAIAMAMCRRPRLLIADEPTAALDNQVREEVIRLLFAQAKEQGTTILWLSHDLPAVARWCDEVAVMYAGRVVERGPASAVLGTPVHPYARALAATDPSRAKRGERLSSIPGSPPVLHGEAEGCAFAARCAHRIDACEVVRPEPVSPRHSLCIRTADLVLADRRAGLIPDEEVSA, encoded by the coding sequence ATGACCGCCGTACGCATCAGCGATCTGGCACTGGAGTTCACGGGCACCACCACTGTCAGGGCTCTCGACGGGGTCGACCTCGACGTCGCAGACGGCAGTTCGGTCGCGATCGTGGGTGAGTCGGGATCCGGCAAGTCGACGCTCGCCTCCGTGATCGGCCGCCTGCATCCGCGTTCGGCGCAGATCGTCAGCGGCCTGATCGAGGTCGACGGGATCGACGTGCTCGGTCTCGACGACGACGCGCTGCGCGGCTACCGACGCGACACCCTCGCCTATATCGCGCAGGATCCGATCGGCTCGCTCGATCCGACGATGCGCATCGGCGCCCAGCTGAAGCTCGTGCTCCGCGCGGTCGGCGACGACGGCTCTCCCCGCCGCCAGGTCGAGCTGCTGGAGGGCATGCAGATCGCCGATCCCGCGCGCGTCATCCGACTCTTCCCCCATCAGATCTCGGGCGGGATGGCCCAGCGTGTGGCCATCGCGATGGCCATGTGCCGCCGCCCCCGGCTGCTGATCGCCGATGAGCCGACCGCGGCGCTCGACAACCAGGTGCGCGAAGAGGTCATCCGGCTGCTGTTCGCTCAGGCGAAGGAGCAGGGCACGACCATCCTCTGGCTCAGTCACGATCTGCCGGCCGTCGCGCGCTGGTGCGACGAGGTCGCCGTCATGTACGCCGGCCGGGTCGTCGAACGCGGTCCGGCATCCGCGGTGCTCGGCACCCCGGTGCACCCGTATGCTCGAGCGCTCGCGGCGACGGATCCCTCGCGTGCGAAACGGGGAGAGCGGCTCTCGAGCATCCCGGGCTCCCCTCCGGTGCTGCATGGCGAGGCGGAGGGCTGCGCCTTCGCCGCACGCTGCGCTCATCGGATCGATGCGTGCGAGGTCGTCAGGCCCGAGCCCGTGTCGCCACGGCACAGCCTCTGCATCCGCACCGCGGATCTCGTGCTGGCCGATCGGCGAGCAGGACTCATCCCCGACGAGGAGGTGTCGGCATGA
- a CDS encoding ABC transporter permease codes for MTIAPTATHRVRAAGDATRGAWRRSDAVLRTAIVVLGLVVVITVIAVLTGLAGSTTATVGGRLESPSALAPFGTDNLGRSLLPRLFQGTATTLVVSIVAVICSAVVSTVLGMLAGYYGGAVNEAVMRVADVLYAFPALVLAILVSALLGPGRPAAIISIVVITIPLMTRVVRIATRAVAERDFIVSARISGVRIPVIFVRRLLPNIAGTIAVQASYALSVAILVEGGLSFLGFGVQAPEASLGLLIQQGMLYMTQAPQLVIVPGAVLVVSILCINIIGDGLRDRFEPRETRSLR; via the coding sequence ATGACCATCGCCCCCACAGCCACGCACCGCGTCCGCGCGGCGGGCGACGCGACGCGCGGCGCCTGGCGTCGCAGCGATGCCGTGCTGCGCACCGCGATCGTCGTGCTCGGTCTCGTCGTCGTGATCACCGTGATCGCCGTACTCACCGGCCTCGCCGGGTCGACGACCGCGACGGTCGGGGGCAGGCTCGAGAGCCCGTCGGCGCTCGCGCCGTTCGGCACCGACAACCTCGGACGCTCGCTCCTCCCCCGCCTCTTCCAGGGCACGGCGACCACCCTCGTCGTGTCGATCGTCGCCGTGATCTGCTCGGCGGTGGTCAGCACCGTGCTCGGAATGCTCGCCGGCTACTACGGCGGGGCCGTGAACGAGGCGGTGATGCGCGTCGCCGACGTGCTTTACGCGTTCCCCGCTCTCGTGCTCGCCATCCTCGTCTCCGCCCTCCTCGGGCCCGGCCGGCCGGCGGCGATCATCAGCATCGTCGTCATCACCATCCCTCTCATGACCCGCGTGGTGCGCATCGCGACCCGGGCCGTGGCCGAGCGGGACTTCATCGTGTCGGCGCGCATCAGCGGAGTCCGAATCCCGGTGATCTTCGTCCGTCGGCTGCTGCCGAACATCGCAGGGACCATCGCCGTGCAGGCGAGCTACGCGCTCTCCGTCGCGATCCTCGTCGAGGGAGGACTGAGCTTCCTCGGCTTCGGCGTGCAGGCTCCTGAGGCATCCCTCGGCCTTCTCATCCAACAGGGGATGCTGTACATGACCCAGGCCCCCCAGCTCGTGATCGTCCCCGGCGCCGTGCTGGTGGTCTCGATCCTGTGCATCAACATCATCGGCGACGGCCTCCGTGACCGATTCGAACCGCGAGAGACGAGGTCCCTCCGATGA
- a CDS encoding ABC transporter permease, translating to MAVALWSLRRIGAALVTLVVVSVLIFASVRLMPGDYIDLVLGPLATEAQRAQAVAESGLDDPVVAQYFHWLSGVLTGDLGYSFVSNVSVTDEFAARLPVTATIALLTIIVTLLVGIPLGFSAALRSEGSAGAVGRIVSALGISIPEFLLAGVVVFAVSTLGLGVSVGRFAPFAVDPARFFGALVLPVTVLAVGCVAVVARNTRDAVMNVLVEPHVQAAVARGETPWFIIRHHVLRNAAAPILTIVGALIAVLLGGTVIVEFVFNIPGMGSYLQTALGRRDYAIVQSAVLLAAIVFIVASLLVDLIANALDPRLRLTGGSRR from the coding sequence ATGGCCGTCGCTCTGTGGTCGCTCCGGCGCATCGGCGCCGCACTGGTGACGCTCGTCGTCGTCTCGGTGCTGATCTTCGCGTCCGTCCGTCTCATGCCGGGCGACTACATCGACCTCGTCCTGGGTCCGCTCGCCACCGAGGCGCAGCGGGCCCAGGCGGTGGCCGAGTCCGGGCTCGACGACCCGGTCGTCGCGCAGTACTTCCACTGGCTGTCCGGCGTTCTCACCGGTGACCTCGGCTACTCGTTCGTCTCGAACGTGTCGGTCACCGACGAGTTCGCCGCACGCCTTCCCGTCACGGCGACGATCGCGCTGCTGACGATCATCGTCACCCTGCTCGTCGGCATCCCGCTCGGCTTCTCCGCCGCCCTGCGATCGGAGGGTTCGGCCGGTGCCGTCGGCCGGATCGTCAGTGCGCTCGGCATCAGCATCCCCGAGTTCCTGCTCGCGGGCGTCGTGGTCTTCGCCGTCTCGACCCTCGGACTCGGGGTCTCGGTCGGCCGGTTCGCGCCGTTCGCCGTCGACCCTGCGCGCTTCTTCGGGGCGCTCGTGCTTCCGGTCACGGTCCTCGCCGTCGGCTGTGTCGCCGTCGTCGCGAGGAACACCAGGGATGCCGTCATGAACGTCCTCGTCGAACCGCACGTGCAGGCTGCCGTGGCACGAGGCGAGACCCCCTGGTTCATCATCCGTCACCACGTGCTCCGCAACGCGGCAGCCCCCATCCTGACGATCGTCGGCGCTCTGATCGCCGTCCTCCTCGGCGGCACAGTGATCGTCGAGTTCGTGTTCAACATCCCGGGCATGGGCTCGTACCTGCAGACGGCTCTCGGGCGGCGCGACTACGCGATCGTCCAGAGCGCGGTGCTGCTCGCCGCCATCGTGTTCATCGTCGCGAGCCTGCTCGTCGACCTCATCGCCAATGCGCTGGACCCCCGTCTGCGCCTGACCGGAGGGAGCCGCCGATGA